In the Staphylococcus condimenti genome, one interval contains:
- a CDS encoding ECF transporter S component yields the protein MSKGLKLSDILVTVLIAVVFAIIYNIWNLVYKAMQVTGLHLEELSYGMWFAAAVVAYLIIPKPGIAILAEFAAGAGETIVMGRFDIATMVYGLLQGIACEIIFAIFRYKSRTVMVAMLAGLAAALVTFPIDYYYGYLGEVAGWNLFLYVFFRCISGIVLAGLFPYYLVKALDKTGVTKLFRPASQKDYDNL from the coding sequence ATGTCAAAAGGACTTAAACTTTCAGACATCTTGGTAACTGTATTAATTGCAGTGGTTTTCGCTATTATTTACAACATTTGGAATTTAGTTTACAAAGCGATGCAAGTCACTGGACTACACCTTGAAGAACTCTCTTATGGTATGTGGTTCGCAGCTGCAGTCGTAGCTTACTTGATCATCCCTAAACCTGGTATTGCAATACTTGCTGAATTTGCAGCGGGTGCTGGTGAAACAATTGTTATGGGACGCTTTGATATTGCAACAATGGTTTATGGATTATTGCAAGGGATAGCTTGTGAAATCATTTTTGCGATTTTCCGTTACAAATCACGTACAGTAATGGTCGCAATGCTTGCTGGTTTAGCTGCCGCACTAGTGACTTTCCCTATCGACTACTACTATGGTTATTTAGGAGAAGTTGCAGGTTGGAACTTGTTCTTATATGTATTCTTCCGTTGTATCAGCGGTATTGTACTTGCAGGTCTCTTCCCTTATTACTTAGTTAAAGCACTCGATAAGACAGGTGTTACGAAATTATTCAGACCTGCTTCTCAAAAAGATTACGATAATTTGTAA
- a CDS encoding ABC transporter ATP-binding protein — translation MLRAKNLRLKYPNAPDKIFDGLNIEIQDKQKVLLLGPSGCGKSTLLNVLSGIVPNLIEFPMKYDELEVDLNSGVIFQDPDTQFCMPKVYEELAFVLENRQVPRKEMDQLILDALASVDLDVGPKQTVQKLSGGMKQKLAIAETVLQKAHTLFLDEPTAMLDVDATEDLWNHIKEMWHDQTVLIVEHKVEHIWEHIDRVILMNYHGEIIADDTPEVILHQHEALLTEYGVWHPRAWDYAPESTLPSDSEIQPDFQFRNGEIIRGKKSLIQIPEFEIGAGEWITITGKNGSGKTTLLESMMQLIKYRGKMTYQGQHLNKIKEAAQHMYLVYQNPELQFITNSVYEEIFINFSGDHAKDATEELIKMLNLEAVRDHHPFELSMGQKRRLSVATALSSRADIILLDEPTFGLDSHNTFNLLSLFQKRVAQGQTIVMVTHDPHIIERYPTRRIELRDHLLSEEQLFETEGEYNV, via the coding sequence TTGTTACGTGCCAAAAATTTACGACTCAAATATCCAAATGCGCCTGACAAAATATTTGATGGCTTAAATATAGAAATACAGGATAAGCAAAAAGTCTTATTATTAGGACCATCAGGATGTGGAAAAAGTACATTACTCAATGTACTAAGTGGGATTGTTCCTAATTTAATAGAGTTTCCGATGAAGTATGATGAACTAGAAGTTGATTTAAATAGTGGTGTTATTTTCCAAGATCCTGATACTCAATTTTGTATGCCGAAAGTTTATGAAGAACTTGCTTTTGTATTAGAAAATAGACAAGTCCCCCGCAAAGAAATGGATCAATTAATTTTAGATGCTTTAGCTTCAGTTGATTTAGATGTGGGACCAAAGCAAACTGTACAAAAGTTAAGTGGCGGAATGAAACAAAAATTAGCAATTGCTGAAACAGTCTTACAAAAAGCTCACACCCTCTTTTTAGATGAGCCAACAGCAATGTTAGATGTGGATGCTACTGAAGATCTGTGGAATCATATTAAAGAAATGTGGCATGACCAAACTGTTTTAATCGTTGAACACAAAGTTGAACATATTTGGGAACATATTGACCGTGTTATTTTAATGAATTACCACGGTGAGATTATTGCCGATGATACACCTGAAGTTATTTTACATCAACATGAAGCATTATTAACTGAATATGGTGTGTGGCATCCTCGTGCTTGGGATTATGCACCTGAAAGTACTTTGCCATCAGATTCTGAAATCCAACCTGATTTTCAATTCCGTAATGGTGAAATTATACGCGGTAAAAAATCATTAATTCAAATCCCGGAATTTGAAATCGGGGCTGGAGAATGGATTACTATTACCGGAAAAAACGGTTCAGGCAAAACAACATTGCTAGAATCTATGATGCAGTTGATCAAGTATCGCGGTAAAATGACCTACCAAGGTCAGCATTTAAATAAAATTAAAGAAGCTGCTCAGCATATGTATTTGGTCTATCAAAATCCTGAATTACAGTTCATTACAAACTCTGTATATGAAGAAATCTTTATTAATTTTAGTGGCGACCACGCAAAAGATGCAACTGAGGAACTTATTAAAATGCTGAACTTAGAAGCTGTGCGCGACCACCATCCATTCGAACTTTCAATGGGACAAAAGCGTCGTTTAAGTGTCGCAACTGCATTAAGTTCACGTGCAGATATTATCTTGTTGGATGAACCGACTTTTGGTTTAGATAGTCATAATACTTTCAACTTGTTATCTTTATTTCAAAAACGTGTCGCTCAAGGTCAAACAATTGTGATGGTAACACATGACCCTCATATAATTGAGCGCTATCCGACAAGACGCATTGAATTACGCGATCATTTACTAAGTGAAGAACAACTTTTTGAAACGGAAGGTGAATATAATGTATGA
- a CDS encoding energy-coupling factor transporter transmembrane component T family protein yields MYEAWKRYFTFVDNVNIITKLGLGVFLFFFVIFVHNFDIMIYLTAFMLIFLLIFGGMKFKVTALFVLYTVIFSIISALFMIFYGDGTHTLFKLGIINITTESLVRGLHLSMRTDTVTFFGIVMAFTSQIVMIFYSLMQHLKVKPKVAYAFMAAIRMVPLIISSFVQLRKSLKMRYQMVDKSNYRGFARMKHLIIPLLSQNIRKAHQLSVAMEKKGFKDGPRTYYYNAPFSYRDILFILLFAIILIIAVLLAHYLPITGITDVRG; encoded by the coding sequence ATGTATGAAGCATGGAAACGCTATTTCACCTTCGTTGATAATGTCAATATCATCACGAAATTAGGATTAGGTGTATTCCTATTTTTCTTCGTTATTTTCGTGCACAACTTTGATATTATGATTTATTTGACTGCGTTTATGTTGATATTCTTACTTATTTTCGGGGGCATGAAATTCAAAGTCACAGCTTTGTTTGTTTTATATACCGTAATATTCAGTATTATCTCTGCACTCTTTATGATTTTTTACGGAGACGGGACACATACCCTCTTCAAGTTAGGTATTATCAACATCACAACTGAAAGTTTAGTTCGTGGTCTGCATTTATCAATGCGTACAGATACTGTGACATTCTTTGGCATCGTTATGGCCTTTACTTCTCAAATTGTCATGATTTTTTACAGTTTAATGCAGCACTTAAAAGTTAAACCAAAAGTAGCTTATGCATTTATGGCAGCAATTCGTATGGTGCCGCTTATTATTTCCTCATTTGTACAATTACGCAAGTCTTTAAAAATGCGTTATCAAATGGTGGATAAATCGAATTATCGTGGATTTGCACGAATGAAACATTTAATTATTCCGTTGCTCAGTCAAAACATTCGTAAAGCACATCAACTTTCAGTTGCTATGGAGAAAAAAGGTTTTAAAGACGGTCCGAGAACATATTATTATAATGCACCATTTAGTTATCGTGATATCCTCTTTATCCTGTTGTTTGCGATAATCTTAATTATTGCTGTATTATTAGCACATTATTTACCTATTACAGGAATTACAGACGTGCGCGGTTGA
- the purD gene encoding phosphoribosylamine--glycine ligase — protein MKVLVIGGGGREHVLAHKLNQSELVDQVFAIPGNAAMKSVAEVHSEIAETAHDEIVEFAKDHDVEWTVVGPEQPLTEGLGDKLRQAGVKVFGPGEKAAQIEGSKSFAKRIMEKYDIPTAEYVEVDSKSEALKYVEDCKIPVVLKKDGLAAGKGVIIAMTREEAKEAVETLYPEETGKVVFEEFLEGEEYSVMTFVNGDYAVPFDTIAQDHKRAFDDDKGPNTGGMGAYCPVPHISEDILERTNTEIAQPIAKAMQEEGYPFFGVLYIGAILTEEGPKVIEFNARFGDPEAQVLLTRLESDLMQHILDLEARKAIEYQWKDEAVVGVMLASKGYPGTYEKGVKVSGFDLDGQTFVSGLKKEDNDYVTSGGRVILVIGEGKTVSEAKVNAYKKADAIDSEGLFYRRDISDKAIKHEA, from the coding sequence ATGAAAGTATTAGTAATCGGCGGTGGGGGCAGAGAACATGTCCTTGCGCATAAATTAAATCAATCTGAACTCGTAGATCAAGTGTTCGCAATTCCAGGTAATGCAGCAATGAAAAGTGTTGCTGAAGTGCATAGTGAAATTGCTGAAACAGCCCATGATGAGATTGTTGAATTTGCGAAAGACCATGATGTTGAATGGACAGTAGTAGGACCAGAGCAACCATTAACTGAAGGTTTAGGAGATAAATTGCGTCAAGCAGGTGTTAAAGTCTTCGGACCAGGAGAAAAAGCAGCACAAATTGAAGGTTCTAAATCATTTGCGAAACGTATCATGGAGAAATATGATATTCCAACAGCAGAATATGTAGAAGTGGATTCTAAGTCTGAAGCGTTAAAATATGTTGAAGACTGCAAGATTCCTGTTGTCTTAAAAAAAGACGGCTTAGCTGCGGGTAAAGGTGTTATTATTGCGATGACACGTGAAGAAGCTAAAGAAGCAGTTGAAACATTATATCCAGAAGAAACTGGAAAGGTTGTCTTTGAAGAGTTCTTAGAAGGCGAAGAGTACTCTGTGATGACATTTGTTAATGGAGATTATGCTGTACCTTTTGATACGATTGCACAAGACCATAAGCGTGCATTTGATGATGATAAAGGTCCTAATACAGGGGGTATGGGTGCTTATTGTCCTGTACCGCACATTTCGGAAGATATATTAGAACGTACAAATACTGAAATTGCACAACCTATTGCGAAAGCGATGCAAGAAGAAGGTTATCCGTTCTTTGGTGTATTATACATTGGTGCGATTTTGACTGAAGAAGGGCCTAAAGTCATCGAATTTAATGCACGTTTCGGTGATCCGGAAGCACAAGTGCTGTTAACTCGCTTAGAGAGTGATTTGATGCAGCATATCTTAGACTTAGAAGCACGTAAGGCAATAGAGTATCAATGGAAAGATGAAGCGGTTGTTGGTGTTATGCTAGCATCTAAAGGCTATCCTGGAACTTATGAAAAAGGTGTTAAAGTCAGCGGCTTTGATTTAGATGGTCAAACTTTTGTTAGCGGCTTGAAAAAAGAAGACAATGATTATGTTACTTCCGGCGGACGTGTTATCTTAGTTATCGGTGAAGGCAAGACTGTAAGTGAAGCTAAAGTGAATGCTTATAAAAAAGCTGATGCAATTGACAGTGAAGGTTTATTCTATCGTCGTGATATCAGTGATAAAGCAATCAAACATGAAGCGTAA
- the purH gene encoding bifunctional phosphoribosylaminoimidazolecarboxamide formyltransferase/IMP cyclohydrolase, with the protein MKKVILSVSDKSGIVDFAKSLVGLDYELYSTGGTKRALDEAGVPVKSVSDLTQFDEIMDGRVKTLHPAVHGGILADRDKPEHLQQLKDKGIDLIDMVVVNLYPFKETVANPDVTEMDAIENIDIGGPTMLRAAAKNFKHVTTVVDPSDYDAVIEHIKNDTLDEAFRKSLMIKVFEHTNDYDNAIVNFFKENKEPLRYGENPQQDAYFVRTSDAPNTIAGAKQLHGKQLSFNNIKDADATLALAKKFEEPAAVAVKHMNPCGVGVGSSIEEAFQNAYDADSQSIFGGIVAVNRPVTKELAEKLHSIFLEVVIAPSFTEEALEVLTKKKNIRLLEVEMTVDHDEKEYVSVSGGYLVQDKDTKTISRDDMKVVTKAEPTEEQWKAMELGWKVVPSVKSNAIILSNNHQTVGIGAGQMNRVGSAEIAIERAIEINDNVALVSDGFFPMDDTVELAAKAGIKAIIQPGGSIKDQDSIDMADKHGIAMVMTGVRHFKH; encoded by the coding sequence ATGAAAAAAGTTATTTTGAGTGTTTCAGATAAAAGTGGAATTGTAGACTTTGCCAAATCATTAGTTGGTTTAGATTATGAATTATATTCAACTGGCGGAACAAAACGTGCGCTAGACGAAGCAGGGGTGCCAGTTAAATCAGTATCAGATTTAACGCAATTTGATGAAATCATGGATGGTCGTGTAAAAACACTACATCCTGCAGTGCACGGGGGTATTTTAGCAGACAGAGATAAACCGGAACATTTACAACAATTGAAAGATAAAGGTATAGATTTAATTGATATGGTCGTTGTAAATTTATATCCTTTTAAAGAAACAGTTGCTAACCCAGATGTAACAGAAATGGACGCGATTGAAAACATTGATATCGGCGGACCTACTATGTTGCGTGCGGCTGCTAAAAACTTCAAACATGTTACAACTGTTGTAGATCCTTCTGACTATGATGCAGTGATTGAACATATTAAAAATGACACTTTAGATGAAGCATTCCGCAAATCATTAATGATTAAAGTATTTGAACATACAAATGATTATGATAATGCGATTGTCAACTTCTTTAAAGAAAATAAAGAACCTTTACGTTATGGTGAAAACCCTCAGCAAGATGCATACTTTGTACGTACTTCTGATGCACCGAATACAATTGCAGGTGCAAAACAATTACACGGTAAACAATTGAGCTTCAATAATATTAAAGATGCTGATGCAACATTAGCTTTAGCTAAAAAGTTTGAAGAACCTGCTGCTGTTGCAGTAAAACATATGAATCCATGCGGTGTAGGTGTAGGTTCTTCTATCGAAGAAGCATTCCAAAATGCATATGATGCAGATAGCCAATCTATCTTCGGTGGTATTGTAGCAGTGAATCGTCCTGTTACAAAAGAACTTGCTGAAAAGTTACATTCAATCTTTTTAGAGGTTGTTATTGCACCTTCATTTACTGAAGAAGCTTTAGAAGTATTGACGAAAAAGAAAAATATTCGTTTGCTAGAAGTTGAAATGACAGTAGACCACGATGAGAAAGAATATGTATCTGTATCTGGCGGTTATTTAGTACAAGACAAAGATACAAAAACAATTTCTCGTGACGATATGAAAGTAGTAACAAAAGCAGAACCGACTGAAGAACAATGGAAAGCTATGGAATTAGGCTGGAAAGTAGTTCCTTCAGTAAAAAGTAATGCCATCATTCTAAGCAATAATCATCAAACAGTTGGTATTGGCGCAGGTCAAATGAATCGTGTGGGTTCAGCTGAAATCGCAATTGAGCGTGCGATTGAAATTAATGATAATGTCGCACTTGTTTCTGATGGTTTCTTCCCAATGGATGATACAGTAGAACTTGCTGCTAAAGCAGGCATTAAAGCAATTATACAACCAGGCGGATCTATTAAAGACCAAGACTCTATTGATATGGCAGACAAACACGGCATTGCAATGGTAATGACAGGTGTACGCCACTTCAAACATTAA
- the purN gene encoding phosphoribosylglycinamide formyltransferase has protein sequence MTKVAVFASGSGSNFENIAQRIQDGRLDNIEITALYVDHDDAYAIQRAEKLDIPVHITLPKTFNSKKEYEQQLLKLLKQEKVEWIVLAGYMRLIGADLLDAYEGRILNIHPALLPKYKGIDAIGQAYESGDKVTGTTVHFVDSGMDTGEIIEQSQCDIYPDDTKEQLEDRIKHLEYELYPKVIANIIR, from the coding sequence GTGACTAAAGTAGCAGTTTTTGCCTCAGGTTCAGGAAGTAACTTTGAAAATATCGCTCAGCGTATACAAGATGGCAGATTAGATAATATTGAAATTACAGCACTATATGTTGATCATGATGATGCTTATGCAATTCAGCGTGCTGAAAAATTAGATATTCCGGTCCATATCACATTACCTAAAACTTTCAATTCTAAAAAAGAATACGAGCAGCAACTGCTTAAACTTTTAAAACAAGAAAAAGTGGAATGGATTGTGCTTGCAGGATATATGCGTCTAATCGGTGCCGATTTATTAGATGCATACGAAGGCCGCATTTTAAATATTCATCCTGCACTCTTGCCGAAATATAAAGGTATTGATGCAATTGGACAAGCATATGAAAGCGGAGATAAAGTCACAGGTACAACAGTACATTTTGTTGATAGCGGCATGGATACTGGAGAAATTATCGAGCAAAGCCAATGTGACATCTATCCAGATGATACAAAAGAACAACTTGAAGACCGCATTAAACATTTAGAATATGAATTATATCCTAAAGTAATTGCGAACATTATTCGATAA
- the purM gene encoding phosphoribosylformylglycinamidine cyclo-ligase, which translates to MAESYKNAGVDIHAGYEAVERMKSHVQRTMRKEVLGGLGGFGAAFDLSQLNMQKPVLVSGTDGVGTKLKLAIDHNKHDTIGIDAVAMCVNDILTTGAEPLYFLDYIATNKVVPEVIEQIVKGVSDGCEETNTALIGGETAEMGEMYHEGEYDLAGFAVGAVEKDDYIDGSAVKPGQVIIGLASSGIHSNGYSLVRHLIKASEVDLNADFENGKSYLDTFLEPTRLYVKPVLAVKEQVKLFAMTHITGGGFYENIPRALPEGVTAEIDVKSFPTPAVFDWLQKEGSIETEEMYNIFNMGIGFTLVVDEADAEKTLSILKEQNVDAYQIGKIIEAGDEPIVLTGVKA; encoded by the coding sequence GTGGCAGAGTCATATAAAAATGCAGGTGTAGATATTCATGCGGGTTATGAAGCGGTAGAACGTATGAAAAGTCATGTACAACGTACGATGCGTAAAGAAGTTCTAGGTGGCTTAGGAGGTTTCGGTGCAGCATTTGATTTATCGCAATTAAATATGCAGAAACCTGTTTTAGTTTCAGGTACAGATGGTGTAGGTACTAAATTAAAACTTGCGATTGATCATAACAAACATGACACAATCGGTATTGATGCCGTTGCAATGTGTGTGAACGATATTTTAACAACAGGAGCTGAACCGCTTTATTTCTTAGACTATATTGCAACAAATAAAGTAGTGCCCGAAGTGATTGAACAAATCGTTAAAGGTGTAAGTGATGGTTGTGAAGAGACTAACACGGCTTTAATCGGTGGTGAGACTGCTGAGATGGGCGAAATGTATCATGAAGGTGAATATGATTTAGCGGGCTTTGCAGTAGGTGCGGTTGAAAAGGATGATTATATCGATGGATCAGCTGTAAAACCAGGACAAGTGATTATTGGACTTGCTTCAAGCGGTATTCATTCAAATGGTTATAGTCTTGTACGTCATTTGATTAAAGCTTCAGAAGTTGATCTTAATGCAGACTTTGAAAATGGTAAATCTTATTTAGATACATTCTTAGAACCTACACGTCTTTATGTTAAACCTGTTTTAGCGGTGAAAGAACAAGTGAAATTGTTTGCGATGACACATATCACTGGCGGCGGATTCTATGAAAATATTCCACGTGCATTGCCTGAAGGTGTCACAGCTGAAATCGACGTTAAATCCTTCCCGACACCAGCTGTTTTTGATTGGCTACAAAAAGAAGGCAGCATTGAAACTGAAGAAATGTATAACATCTTTAATATGGGTATCGGATTTACATTAGTAGTTGATGAAGCGGATGCCGAAAAAACATTGAGCATTTTAAAAGAACAAAATGTGGATGCTTATCAAATCGGTAAAATTATTGAAGCGGGCGATGAACCGATTGTGTTAACGGGGGTTAAAGCGTGA
- the purF gene encoding amidophosphoribosyltransferase, with product MYDIRGLNEECGVFGIWNHPHAATLTYMALHSLQHRGQEGAGIVCSNGESLFGARGMGLLTEAISDAQLESLQGFQNAIGHVRYATRGASEIANVQPFLFKHSKGDLGLAHNGNLTNAVQIRHALESEGSVFQTTSDSEVLAHLLIRGKSPNIKTNQKAALNQVKGAFSCVMLNTNQLAAVRDNNGVRPLMLGEVDGAYCVASETCAFQAIGATYIRDIEPGELITFSGENDVDYDYYSTNINHNMCSMEYVYFARPDSEFHKHSIYNVRKALGKKLASEMGIEADIVIGVPDSSLQAAKGFSEYTGIPNEQGLLKNRYIGRTFITPDQSVREKQVRMKHSPIRDVIEGKRVVVIDDSIVRGTTSKYIVKALKSAGAKEVHMGISSPPLVDPCYYGIDVSTHAELMAAQHTVEEMKEMIGADSLTYLSVEGMHEVFHEFDSKGECDACFTGNYPIEIVDHQLPEVKELKRRGV from the coding sequence ATGTATGACATCCGCGGATTAAATGAAGAATGTGGAGTCTTTGGAATATGGAATCATCCTCATGCAGCTACACTAACTTACATGGCGTTGCATAGTTTGCAGCATCGTGGACAAGAAGGTGCAGGTATTGTGTGCTCAAACGGCGAATCGCTGTTTGGCGCACGCGGCATGGGTTTGTTAACTGAAGCAATTTCAGATGCACAATTAGAATCATTGCAAGGTTTTCAAAATGCAATCGGACATGTGCGTTATGCGACAAGAGGAGCTAGCGAGATTGCCAACGTACAACCATTCTTATTCAAACATTCAAAAGGTGATTTAGGATTAGCACATAACGGCAATTTGACAAATGCAGTTCAAATTCGCCATGCCTTAGAATCAGAAGGCAGTGTGTTCCAAACAACAAGTGATTCAGAAGTATTGGCTCATTTGTTGATCAGAGGTAAATCACCAAACATTAAAACCAATCAAAAAGCGGCATTAAATCAAGTTAAAGGTGCATTCAGTTGTGTCATGCTGAATACGAATCAATTAGCAGCAGTCAGAGACAACAATGGTGTACGTCCTTTGATGTTGGGTGAAGTTGACGGGGCATATTGTGTTGCAAGTGAAACATGTGCGTTTCAAGCTATCGGCGCAACATATATTCGTGATATTGAACCAGGTGAATTGATTACATTCAGCGGCGAAAATGACGTTGATTATGATTATTATTCTACAAATATCAATCATAATATGTGTTCGATGGAATATGTTTACTTTGCACGTCCTGATTCAGAATTTCATAAACATTCTATTTACAATGTACGTAAAGCTTTAGGTAAAAAATTAGCAAGTGAAATGGGAATTGAAGCTGATATTGTCATCGGTGTACCTGATTCTTCTTTACAAGCAGCCAAAGGCTTTTCAGAGTATACAGGTATTCCGAATGAACAAGGTTTATTAAAAAATCGTTATATCGGACGTACTTTTATTACACCTGACCAAAGTGTGCGTGAGAAACAAGTGCGTATGAAGCATTCGCCTATCAGAGACGTAATTGAAGGCAAACGTGTAGTCGTTATCGATGACTCTATTGTACGTGGTACAACAAGTAAATATATTGTGAAAGCTTTAAAATCAGCAGGAGCTAAAGAAGTACACATGGGTATTTCGTCACCGCCTTTAGTAGATCCGTGCTACTACGGCATTGACGTTTCAACACATGCTGAATTAATGGCAGCTCAACATACAGTAGAAGAAATGAAAGAAATGATCGGTGCAGATTCTTTAACATATCTTTCTGTAGAAGGTATGCACGAAGTATTCCATGAATTTGATTCAAAAGGCGAATGTGATGCTTGCTTTACAGGAAATTATCCAATTGAAATTGTCGATCATCAATTACCAGAAGTAAAAGAACTTAAGAGAAGAGGAGTGTAA